From Archaeoglobus sulfaticallidus PM70-1:
TTGCCATAGAAAGCCCAGCAAAGATACCACATTGCTGGTATAACGAAAGTAATGGGGTTTTGAGAGTTCTGGTGATTAAGTTGCCGAGACCTAATGAGCCAACAAAGATTCTGTAATTATTATCGAAAGCAAAGTGAAAAGCGGGAAATACAAGAGCAGGAGCGAGGTTGTAAGAGAAGCGATCAAAATCTTAGCAGTTTCGATGTATAGCTCAATTGCAACCTTAATTTCTTTTAAAGACTCTTCCGCCATAAACGTACTGACAGTGAATCTGACGACTCAACCGACCTCTTCTTGAACTCAGGCAAACCAGTCTGGAGCAATGACCACGATACCGCTATCTCTACAATTCAAATGGAGAACTTGTAGATAGATATTCGTGGTGAAATCTAACGCCATCCAATGTGGTGTGCAGGGAGGTTATGATGTCTCTGTACACCCTCGAATTTAGTATCCTAAAACAGTCATCACAACCCCCTAGAGTTTCCGAGAATCAAAAGCCCTTTAGGAGCTTCCCAAGCATGATTCAGAAAGCGAAGCTTATAAGTGAATAGATTGCAAATCTCTGAGTGGTTTGAGTTGTTTACAAATTATCTGGACAATTACATGGATAAATGATTATCATAATCTTTAAATATTATGATATTTCCTCTGATTTTATGCAACTCTGGTGGTTGAGCGCTGTAGAACTCCTTGAGAGAATTAAGAGTGAGGAATTAAAGCCTGTCGAGGTTGTCGAAGCTTTTCTGGAGAGGATAAAAGAACTGAACCAGGATATAAATGCATTTGTCACTATTAACGAGAATGCAGTCAGGGAAGCAAAAGAGCTTGAGAAGGCGAGTAAAGATGACAAGCCACTATATGGGCTGCCCGTTGCCGTTAAAGACAATGTGGACACAAAAGGAATCAGGACAACTTACGGCTCGAAGCTTTACGAGAATTATGTGCCAGAAGGGGATGCAGTGATCGTGGAAAGGCTGAAAAGGGCTGGAGCAATAGTAATCGGGAAAACAAACATACCGGAATTGGCTCTTCTACCGATAACAGACAACACACTTTTTGGAGAGACAAAGAACCCGTGGGATATGAGCAGAACTCCTGGAGGTTCCAGTGGCGGTAGTGCTGCTGCTGTGGCAACAGGTATGATTCCTGTTGCAACCGGAAATGATGGAGGAGGTAGCATAAGGATTCCTTCAGCCTTTTGCGGGCTATATGGTCTAAAACCAAGCTTTGGAAGGGTGCCGTGCTATCCATCCCTTCCAATATTCGTGGGTCTGAACTCCGAAGGTGTTCTTACAAGGTGTGTTGAGGATACTGCCCTTCTCATGGACATTATAGCCGGGAGAGATGACAGGGACAAATACTCCCTTCCTGACGAGAATGTGAGCTACAGCAATGTTATTGATGAGGGCATAGAGGGTGTAAGGATTGCTTTCTCCCCCAATTTGGGCTATGCAACTGTAGACCCAGAGGTTGAGGAAATTGTTAGAAATGCTGCCTTCAAGCTTGAAAAAGCCGGAGCAGAGGTGGAGGAGGTTGAAGTCAGTGTTCCACGCCTTGAATCAGAGCTGGTAACAAAGATCGTGCTGGAGGTTGCCACGTTCATGGGGGATAAGTTTGAAGAATGGAAGCAAATCGCCTATCCGCTTCTTCTCCCGTTCATGGAACTCGTGGGCTCGTTAACCTACAGAGAGTACGTAGGTGTGGAAGCAAGGAAGGAAGAGTTGTGGAAGGGTCTGAGGCAGATATTCAGCAACTACGACTTCCTGATAACCCCAACCACTGCCGTTCCACCTTTCCAGCTCGGGAATGTTGGCGTGTCTGAGATTGCTGGTGAAGCGGTTACACCACTCGGATGGATGGCCTTCACGTACCCCTTCAACTTCACCGGTCAGCCTGCCGCATCTATGCCTGCAGGTTTTACAAAGGATGGATTGCCAGTAGGAATGCAGGTTGTTGGCAGAAGGTTCGACGATGCTGGTGTGCTTAGAGTTTCCAAGGCGTTTCAGGATGTGAGTCCTTGGCAAGATAAAAAGCCAGATGTTAAATAATACTTTAAATTTTTTAAATTACTTCGGAAGTTCATTCATCCTGTTTAGAGCTGGCTGGGGAGTTCTATAGCGTTCTACAACTATTGGAGGTAGTTATCCTGACAGCATCGTATTACCGTAAACAATACTAATTTTAAACCAAAAAAATTGTTAGAAGAGACATGAAAAATGACCATATCTCCAAAAAATTACCAGATGTACTATCGCAAATAGATCCAGAAAAGCACGAAAAATTAATCCTTGAAATCATCAAAAATCTATACTCAAAAATAGCAGAGTTCAAAATTGGCCAGAAAACAGAGAAAACGCTTTCACCAGGGCTTGAAGTTACATTTGAGAAAAGGCTTACCTATGCCGATGTCTTCCTTTTCTCCCTTATCAGCGGCGACTGGAATGTCATACATCACAGCGAAGAGATTGCTAAAAGGACTAAGTTTGGAGGAAGAGTTGTGCACGGCCTGCTTACAACCAGCCTCGCATCAGCTCTGATGGAGATGCTTCCGGGGATAGTTGTTCTTTTGAGTGTGGAGTTTCAGTACATCAGGCCTGTGTATGTGGGAGATACTGTAAGGGGAAAAGCGGTGGTTGTTGATAGACTTCCCGGGAACAGGCTCAGGGTGGAGGTGAAGTTCATTAATGAGAGAAATGAGGTTGTTGTGAAGGGGAACTGCATGGTTCTGGTGTGGGATTCCGTTAACCTATGATATCAAATCTTTACTCCTCAGCCTTTCCTGCAAACCCATCAGCCCCTTTGGGAAAGAAAATTATCACTGCTATCAGAATCAGACCGTAAACTCGATATCCATTGTTATCGTGGCTCTCAGCTGCTACTCCATAACCCGAGGGTTGATATTAGAAGGTAGCATAGACGAAATTTTATTAATGGTTTCTTGTAAATCGGTGTATGTCCCAAAAAAGCTCAGTGTCCCACTTTTGCGTTGGGTTCAAAACTGTGACCTCGATTGACCTTCTTCAGTCTTCTTTTCCACCTATATGGCTTCCTTTCTGCCTCACGAGTCTGAAACTAACTCTGTGCAGGGCTTGATCATATCCTCTCCAGATACTGCAGGTAACTTCATACCAGCACCAGTAATAAGACCAGTAGACCAGTAAAAAGAGGATTGAATGTAAAATATAGAGTAGACATACATGCTATACCACTATGATGAAGAAGTGAACAACCGCACTACTCGAAACCCTTACATAATTCAAATTCCAGATATGTTGGATTCTATAGACATATCAGGCAATAAGAGCGTTAAACCAAAAGGAAGCACGCCGGGGCTGGGACTTGAACCCAGGTGCCCTTTCGGGCAGTGGATCTCCCTTCCGTGGTATCTTCAACCACGGACTCGAGTCCACCGCAGTGCCTCTCTGCCACCCCGGCTTGCAAGATAACCATTACAATACTGTCTACATACAGTCTGCACTGCCGACCAATAAAATTTTCCGTAGGTTCAAAACATTCAACACATTAAATAAAAACAGGAAAAAATTATTTAGGTGGCCAGTTCGTTTCGAGCCAACCCTTTATCCTACCGGAGTCCATTGGTCCTACCTTAACAGTCCAGCCCGTCTCGTCCTCGATTGCACCCTGCAGCCTTGCTGCAAGTCCTGGAATGACGAGATATTTGTGATTAACTTTCTCGGCTATCTTTGTTTCCTCCATAAGCTCTTTAACCTTGCCTGCTGTAAACTGACCTCCAGCAACACTGACCTCCACTCCAAGACCCTCGGTGTTCAGAACGAGCAGGTAGCAGCTTATGCCCGCACTGGTCAGATCGCTCTCAACAGTGTAGTAGGTTAATGCGAAGTTCGTGGTTATGAACACAGGAGAGTCTGGGGTTGGGTTGTTGATCTCCCTCAGTCCCGGATCCACCTGAACGGGTGTTCTCGGGTCTGTGTAGATGTTGAACCTGAGTGTGACTGTTGGTATAACCGAGTATGGCTCGAGGCTCCTGAAGATCATGATGTCTGCATACTTGACTATGAACATGCTGCCAAGCACAGTCTCCCAGTATGCCTTCTCGACCTCATCACCCTCTATGAGCCAAGCAGAGATTGGTGTGACCATTATCGGAAATGCTATGTCCTTGTCCTCTCCGAGTATCGCAGTCCTCCTGAGGTTGACAACTCTCTCGAATGTCCCCTTCAGCCCCTCTCCCAGTGGTTCCGTAACGGGATCCAGAACTATATCCTTCACCCCTGCCTCCTTGAACGTTACTGCAAGGCTCTTAAGCGTGTCAAGATCCTTTGCCCTTATCGCAACAGGAACATTGAACTCTAGGGCAAGCTTCAGAAATTCCTTCCAGTTGGACTCCGTTGCGGCATAGATTAGCGGTCTTTTGTCTGCAACCGATTCAAGTGCTGCCCTCATGCAGTCTGGGTTTAATGCCACAAGCACCATTGGCTTTCCATAGCTAGCAACTTTCTCAACAACGCTCTTATAGGTGTCAGGATTGTTGGATGTGCACCTTACCGCAATTCCATCCAGTGTCAGAAACTTACCGACATAAAACTTCCTGAACTCCACGACCTTTCTGCATTTCTCCTCCAAATCTTTCTCGCTCATCGTGTCCCAGACATCATAGAAGAACGCTGTCGGGTTGAAGTATGTCATCTCGTGCCTGTGAATGACATCCTCCCCACCAATCTTAACCGCTGAATCCCCTACACCAATCACAACCTCTGCTATCTCCGGAGAGGTTAGTGCCTGGAGCTGTTCAAGCTTCTTCTTAATCTTCGCATCCTTCTCGGCATCTCTTATCAGCGGAGGGCAGTTTTCAGGCTTAACGCTTCTGTCGATGATGTGTGCTGCGAAGCTCATGCATGTGTCGAATCCACACTCACCACAGTTGGTCTGGGGGAGGAACTTGTAAACCTCAAGAGGGCTTCTTACTTTCATCTTCATCCCTCCATAACTATCCAGTCACCGGGATCCGCAACAGAGCCCGAGATCTTCCCGCCGAGTGTGTACATGACTTCCTTGAGCACCGCAACCGCTCCAGGATGCATCATCATGAACAGATCGACTCCAGCGAGGGAGAGCGTCAAACCTGTGACGATCTCCCAGATTGGCCCTCTGAGCTCTCTCGGACCCCAGTCGCTGTCCTCCTCTATCGGTGAATCCTTCATCCATGCCTCTCTCGCACCCCACGCATTTGTCGTACCGCTTGAAATCGGGAATGCCAGGTCGCTATCGCCCTTCAAACCACTTATCCTTATCCTTTCCATGTTCGTGAACGCATAGTCAATACCATATCCGAGTGCCGCAGTGGTTGGATCCATCACTATGTCATTCGGGCTGACACCCGCCCTCTTCAGCAGGTACCTGTTGAGCGTTTTCTGACTGTTTATGTCCATCTGAGTCCAGCTGAGTACAACATGTCCGTGATTCTTTGCTGCATTTGCAATTCTCTCCCAGTCCATGTCGAGTGTCGCTGATGCGAGCATTATCCTCTCGCCCTCAGCAACTTCTGCAGCTTTCTCAAGCACCTCTGGGTCTTTCTCCTTGTTACCACTTCCTCCTACAATTATTGGACACTTAACTGCCTGCAGAACATCTTCCAGCACCTTCACAGCCTCACTTGCCGGAGTGTCCTCCAGCAGCGGATCAGTGCTTATCAGGTGGAGCGTTATCAGATCCGCTCCATACTCCTTGACCGCTTTTCTCGCCCAGTCGGCCGGATCTTCAAGCACATCTTCATAGTGCTCCCTGACAGCTTTCGCAAGCATTGGCTTTCTGTCGAAGATATCTATCGCAATTGCCGGAAGGTTCGGCTGATCCGCATCGAACAAATAGAACGGCAGGCTCTTCTCACCACCAAGCACCACAACTTTATCTCTCGTTCCACCGTCCTTTTTCGTCGCTCCAAGAACTACCTCATTTATCTTGCCTGGATATTCGACCTTGTACGGTTCGAATTTCGCTGATACAAGCTTTTCAGGAATCTTGAACTTCTCCTCGACAACTGCCTCTGGCTGTACAGCCTGCGGCACTTGCGGTACCTGCGGTACCTGTACCTGTGGTGCAAAGGGATTCGGCATGCCGAGGAGGCTTGAGACATTCGTCAGATGGCCCATGGCCAGATTGGCATAGTACAGGAACTTCTGAACCTCCTGAACAACCGTGTAAAGGTATGCCAGAGAAGATTGATCTGCTGCAGCGGTTTCCTCAACCTCTATCTCGAGGTCTCCCTCAATTGTAACTCCCTCGAGAACATCGATATCATACTTCTTGAGAAGCTGGAAAAATTCTTCCAACGACATCTTACCCATTTCCATCACCAACTAACTTTTCTGCTATTTTTTTCACCCTTAATGAATAATCAGAATTATCATCCAGCATAACAACGGGCTTTCCTTCAATATCAAACTTCACGATTTCTTCGCTGTACGGAAGCAATTCTAGCAATTCCAGGCCCTCCTCATCCGCAAATTTTTTGATAACTTCAGCTCCATCTTCATTCATTATTCTATTACCAACGAGATATATCTTCTTGAAGTTCAGCTTCAGATCTGAAGATAACTCCTTTATTCTTTTTGCAGTTGACAGGCCCTTTCTGGACATATCTGTAACGACCAAGATGTAGTCAGCACCAGATATCGTGCCCCTGCTGAAGTGCTCCAGACCAGCTTCCGTGTCTATAACAACGACATCGTAATGCTTCATCAGCTTCCTCAGCACACCCCTGAGCAGACTGTTCGCGAAACAGTAACAGCCCTCTCCTTCGGGTCGGCCCATGACGAGCAGATCATAGTCGTCTGTCTCGGTTATCGCCTCGCTGTAAATCTTGCCTTCCAGCCACTGCTCCTTGTTTAGTGTGCCCATTTCATCTCTGCTTACCTGAAACACCTCTCTGATCTCGCCAAGC
This genomic window contains:
- a CDS encoding amidase, which codes for MQLWWLSAVELLERIKSEELKPVEVVEAFLERIKELNQDINAFVTINENAVREAKELEKASKDDKPLYGLPVAVKDNVDTKGIRTTYGSKLYENYVPEGDAVIVERLKRAGAIVIGKTNIPELALLPITDNTLFGETKNPWDMSRTPGGSSGGSAAAVATGMIPVATGNDGGGSIRIPSAFCGLYGLKPSFGRVPCYPSLPIFVGLNSEGVLTRCVEDTALLMDIIAGRDDRDKYSLPDENVSYSNVIDEGIEGVRIAFSPNLGYATVDPEVEEIVRNAAFKLEKAGAEVEEVEVSVPRLESELVTKIVLEVATFMGDKFEEWKQIAYPLLLPFMELVGSLTYREYVGVEARKEELWKGLRQIFSNYDFLITPTTAVPPFQLGNVGVSEIAGEAVTPLGWMAFTYPFNFTGQPAASMPAGFTKDGLPVGMQVVGRRFDDAGVLRVSKAFQDVSPWQDKKPDVK
- a CDS encoding MaoC family dehydratase codes for the protein MKNDHISKKLPDVLSQIDPEKHEKLILEIIKNLYSKIAEFKIGQKTEKTLSPGLEVTFEKRLTYADVFLFSLISGDWNVIHHSEEIAKRTKFGGRVVHGLLTTSLASALMEMLPGIVVLLSVEFQYIRPVYVGDTVRGKAVVVDRLPGNRLRVEVKFINERNEVVVKGNCMVLVWDSVNL
- the acsC gene encoding acetyl-CoA decarbonylase/synthase complex subunit gamma is translated as MKVRSPLEVYKFLPQTNCGECGFDTCMSFAAHIIDRSVKPENCPPLIRDAEKDAKIKKKLEQLQALTSPEIAEVVIGVGDSAVKIGGEDVIHRHEMTYFNPTAFFYDVWDTMSEKDLEEKCRKVVEFRKFYVGKFLTLDGIAVRCTSNNPDTYKSVVEKVASYGKPMVLVALNPDCMRAALESVADKRPLIYAATESNWKEFLKLALEFNVPVAIRAKDLDTLKSLAVTFKEAGVKDIVLDPVTEPLGEGLKGTFERVVNLRRTAILGEDKDIAFPIMVTPISAWLIEGDEVEKAYWETVLGSMFIVKYADIMIFRSLEPYSVIPTVTLRFNIYTDPRTPVQVDPGLREINNPTPDSPVFITTNFALTYYTVESDLTSAGISCYLLVLNTEGLGVEVSVAGGQFTAGKVKELMEETKIAEKVNHKYLVIPGLAARLQGAIEDETGWTVKVGPMDSGRIKGWLETNWPPK
- the cdhD gene encoding CO dehydrogenase/acetyl-CoA synthase subunit delta; translation: MGKMSLEEFFQLLKKYDIDVLEGVTIEGDLEIEVEETAAADQSSLAYLYTVVQEVQKFLYYANLAMGHLTNVSSLLGMPNPFAPQVQVPQVPQVPQAVQPEAVVEEKFKIPEKLVSAKFEPYKVEYPGKINEVVLGATKKDGGTRDKVVVLGGEKSLPFYLFDADQPNLPAIAIDIFDRKPMLAKAVREHYEDVLEDPADWARKAVKEYGADLITLHLISTDPLLEDTPASEAVKVLEDVLQAVKCPIIVGGSGNKEKDPEVLEKAAEVAEGERIMLASATLDMDWERIANAAKNHGHVVLSWTQMDINSQKTLNRYLLKRAGVSPNDIVMDPTTAALGYGIDYAFTNMERIRISGLKGDSDLAFPISSGTTNAWGAREAWMKDSPIEEDSDWGPRELRGPIWEIVTGLTLSLAGVDLFMMMHPGAVAVLKEVMYTLGGKISGSVADPGDWIVMEG
- a CDS encoding ATP-binding protein, translated to MVTIAVTGKGGTGKTIISALLIHFLSKKYDLLAVDADPDSNLPDALGVTPRKTLGEIREVFQVSRDEMGTLNKEQWLEGKIYSEAITETDDYDLLVMGRPEGEGCYCFANSLLRGVLRKLMKHYDVVVIDTEAGLEHFSRGTISGADYILVVTDMSRKGLSTAKRIKELSSDLKLNFKKIYLVGNRIMNEDGAEVIKKFADEEGLELLELLPYSEEIVKFDIEGKPVVMLDDNSDYSLRVKKIAEKLVGDGNG